In Coriobacteriaceae bacterium, a single window of DNA contains:
- a CDS encoding glycosyltransferase — translation MTSTLPAPIDKLAIVVVTYKRQELLANLFESMTELTAAPWRIVIVDNENSRETEAMCVAFNERLAKLWGIDTDQPDAKGGTDRVIYAPQLENGGGAGGFSAGTKCAYDLGAQWFWVMDDDVLVIPEGIERLAKWTDRYDVIQGSRLDFDGGAFFWQYQLILSLGIPNPIAKWDLGPEGYRAMNQLCFEGGLFSRRVVDKIGLPDARFFIYGDDACYGYVASQHFPAAVVADVVLRRARAVSNWDIAGKRQLNSTSDTNRYYIMRNRGFLARYMQIYGDYHPILFRLGNAATFCKEFIRLAAVDKCFKTGIPALRRGMKDARKIIKDPDWEPMPPMKDAE, via the coding sequence ATGACTTCCACCCTTCCCGCTCCCATCGATAAGCTCGCCATCGTTGTCGTTACGTACAAGCGCCAGGAGCTCTTGGCCAACCTGTTCGAATCTATGACCGAGCTCACGGCCGCGCCCTGGCGCATCGTGATTGTCGACAATGAGAATTCGCGCGAGACCGAAGCCATGTGCGTCGCATTCAACGAGCGCCTCGCCAAGCTGTGGGGCATCGACACCGACCAGCCCGACGCAAAGGGTGGCACCGACCGCGTCATCTACGCCCCGCAGCTCGAAAACGGCGGCGGTGCGGGCGGCTTTTCCGCCGGCACCAAATGCGCCTATGACCTAGGCGCACAGTGGTTCTGGGTGATGGACGACGACGTGCTCGTCATCCCCGAGGGCATTGAGCGCCTGGCCAAGTGGACCGACCGCTACGACGTTATCCAGGGTTCGCGCCTGGACTTCGACGGCGGTGCCTTCTTTTGGCAGTACCAGCTCATCCTTTCGCTTGGTATCCCCAACCCCATCGCTAAGTGGGACCTGGGCCCCGAGGGCTACCGCGCCATGAACCAGCTGTGCTTTGAAGGCGGCCTGTTCTCGCGCCGCGTAGTCGACAAGATCGGCCTGCCCGATGCACGCTTTTTCATCTACGGCGACGATGCCTGCTACGGCTATGTTGCGAGCCAGCACTTCCCCGCCGCCGTGGTTGCCGACGTGGTGCTCAGGCGCGCCCGCGCCGTCTCTAACTGGGACATCGCCGGCAAACGCCAGCTCAACTCCACGAGCGACACCAACCGCTACTACATCATGCGCAATCGCGGCTTTTTGGCCCGCTACATGCAGATCTACGGTGACTACCACCCCATCCTGTTCCGTCTGGGCAATGCCGCGACCTTCTGCAAGGAGTTCATTCGTCTGGCAGCGGTCGATAAGTGCTTTAAGACCGGCATCCCGGCGCTGCGCCGTGGCATGAAAGATGCTCGCAAGATTATCAAGGATCCCGACTGGGAGCCCATGCCGCCCATGAAGGACGCAGAGTAG